GGGGGCGTCGGCCGCCTCGGTCAGGAGCCGGCCATCGGGCCCGACCAGGAACACCCCGTTCGGGAAGGTGGTGCGAAGGCTCGTGCGCGCCTGGAGCCAGCGCGCCGCTGATCGGTGGTCGAGTAGGGTGCTGGGTGGGATCTCCCGGGCGGCTCCTTCCAGGCACTGCTGATAGAAGGCGATGGTCTCGTCCATGGCCCGCGCCAGCAAGGTCACTTCATTGAGCTGGTGCTGCTCGATCCGGGCCCGGGATACGGAGGTGAAGTAGCGGGCGACGGCCCAGCCTCCACCCGCCACGACCATCGAGAAGAACAGGCCGAAGGCCATGAAGATCTTGCGCTGAATGCCGAAGTGGCGGGAACTCACGGCTGGCCCATGGATTCCGAGCCCTTGGCCTGGCGCGGCGGATCCGGGAGCGGGAACCCCATTCCCATGGCGGCCTTCATCCTTCCTGGATCTCGAAGAGCTTCCCGAACTGCACGATCTTGAGGATCTCCATCACCGCCGGGGAGGGTTTCCCCAGGACCACCCGGAGGCCCTTGCTGTCGGCCTTCTCGCGCAGCAGCAGCAGCATGCCCAGGGCGGAGGAATCCAGGTAGCTGAGGCCGGAGAGATCCAGGGTGATGGGCCCGGTCGCGGTCGCATCCAGCACCTCCTGGGTGGCGCTGCGGAACTGGGTGTGGGCTTCAAAGGTGAATTGGCCCTCGAGCCTCAACCGGGAAGCCTGGAGATCCTGGTGCAGCGTGAGACTCATGGGGATGTCCTTTGGGGGAGGCGGCCTCCCTTTTGTATCGTCAAGTGGATCTACAGGTTGATAATTCTGCACGAGAGGTGGATGTGACGCCCTTCAAGGACTTAATGAGTAATCTGGGAGGGCGTCCGGGGCGATTCTGAAGCCTCCAGGGAAAGGGTGGACCATGGCGGCGATGGCGTTGGAGGGCATGGTCGGAGCCGCCGAGCGGGCCTTTGAGGCCTGGAAGGACGCCTCCCGTCTGGAGCGGCGGCGCTTGCTGGAGGCTTGGCTGGATCAGGTGGGCCGGGTCCGGGAGGACCTGGCGCGCTTCATCACCGAGGAGACCGGCAAGCCCATCAGCCTGGCCCGGGGGGAAGTGGCGCGGGCCGAGGCCACGCTGAAGGCCACGGTGGAGGCCGCAGCCGCCTTCGGCGAGCAGGCCGTTCCCTACGATCTGATGGCGGGCGCAGAAGGTTGCCGCGCGGTCCTGCGGCGCTTCCCCGTGGGCCCGGTTCTGGCGATTACGCCGTTCAACTTCCCCGTGAACCTGGCGGTGCACAAGCTCGGCCCGGCCCTGGCGGTGGGCTGCAGCGCGATCTGGAAACCCTGCCCCCAGGCTCCGCAGACCTCGCGGCTGCTCTGGGAGGCCTTTGAAGCCGCACGGATCTCGGTGGCCGCCCCCGTGCATCTCCTGCAGCTGACCGGGCCCGATCCTGCCGCCGCAGAGGCCTTGGCCAAGGACCCCCGCATCGCCGCCGTGAGCTTCACGGGCTCGGAGCGCGTGGGACGGCATCTCGAGCAGGTGCTGGCCGGCAAGCGGCTGCTGCTCGAACTCGGCGGCAACGGCGCCGTGGTGGTGGATGAGGGCGTGGACGCCGCGGCCGTCGCCCGCCAGCTCGCCCCCGCCGCTGTGGCCGGGGCAGGGCAGAGCTGCTCCAAAGCCCAGCGGATCTATGTCCACCGGGGCATCTGGGAGGCCTTTGCGCCCGCCTTCGTGGCGGCCGTACAAGCCCTGCCCGTGGGCGATCCCATGGATTCCGCCACGATCGTCGGCCCGCTCATCGATGAGGCCACCGCCCGCCGGCTGGACGAGAGTCTGGACCGGGCAGCGTCCGCCGGTGCCCAGGTCCTCCTGCGAGGGCGCCGGGATGGCGCGCTGCTGCCCCCGGCGATCCTCGCCGGCCTGGGGGAATCGGATCCGCTCCAATGCGACGAGGTCTTCGCCCCCATCACGGTGCTCACCCTCGTGGCCAGCTTCGATGAAGGCCTGGATCGTGCTGCGGCCACCCGTTTCGGCCTGAGGGCCAGCGCCTACAGCCGCGACCAGCGGAACCTCCGCCGGGCCGCTTCCACGCTGAGGGCCGGCGGTGTCCTGCTGAACCTTCCGCCCACTTTCCGCCTGGACGCGGCGCCCTTCGGGGGCGTGCAGGCCAGCGGCAACGGCTTCGAAGGACCCTGGTGGGCGATGGAGGGCTTCACCGAAGGCCGTCTCATCGTCGAAGGCCCGGCCCTGTAAGAATCGAATCGGAGCCCTTCCCATGCCCCTGTCCATGCCCTTCCGTCCCGGCGACCTTGTGGTGGTGCTGCTCCAGTCCCCGCGGGAGCGGATCTGGGGACGGATCCTGGGGCTGGATGCCTCGGGCATCGCGCTGCGCGGCGTGGAC
The window above is part of the Geothrix sp. genome. Proteins encoded here:
- a CDS encoding STAS domain-containing protein; this encodes MSLTLHQDLQASRLRLEGQFTFEAHTQFRSATQEVLDATATGPITLDLSGLSYLDSSALGMLLLLREKADSKGLRVVLGKPSPAVMEILKIVQFGKLFEIQEG
- a CDS encoding aldehyde dehydrogenase family protein, which produces MVGAAERAFEAWKDASRLERRRLLEAWLDQVGRVREDLARFITEETGKPISLARGEVARAEATLKATVEAAAAFGEQAVPYDLMAGAEGCRAVLRRFPVGPVLAITPFNFPVNLAVHKLGPALAVGCSAIWKPCPQAPQTSRLLWEAFEAARISVAAPVHLLQLTGPDPAAAEALAKDPRIAAVSFTGSERVGRHLEQVLAGKRLLLELGGNGAVVVDEGVDAAAVARQLAPAAVAGAGQSCSKAQRIYVHRGIWEAFAPAFVAAVQALPVGDPMDSATIVGPLIDEATARRLDESLDRAASAGAQVLLRGRRDGALLPPAILAGLGESDPLQCDEVFAPITVLTLVASFDEGLDRAAATRFGLRASAYSRDQRNLRRAASTLRAGGVLLNLPPTFRLDAAPFGGVQASGNGFEGPWWAMEGFTEGRLIVEGPAL